GcttgataatgtttttttaattccatgaattttttttcaattgacaaatgaaattcttgaaaattattatttaaagacatATAATTATGCCTAAGTCTGTCACTCGTTgcctaaaattgttttaaatttatatttattataaagaaacTAGCtacattcaaaacaaaataaaatataaatttgttgatACTCACATCAAGTTTAGatattatttcatcattttCTCGTCCAGATTCTTTTAAATCTACAgctttgataaaataatgtaccaacAATTTCTTTAGTTCGTCTATATTTAAAGTTGACAGACACTTCcaaaaaatttttgtttcatttgaattctgtaaacaaataatatccatattatatcatttttttcttaaaaaacgAAGGGActacattttaatgttatttattaccgtttgaataaaatgtactaAATTTGTATCTTTattgcacatattattttttaattcaattaaataatctaTGGAATCAATCGCTTCatcattttctaaatattttcgaatatcttctttgaataaattattttccttgaaaacaaaagtataatcaggaatataataattatttaacttattaattggtccatacaaaaaaaaaaaacgagaataaaatattatgttttaaattaaggtATGTTTAAACCCAATCATTAATAATACTTGAATATTAGTTACatcaagattattttttaatttagttaaataaaactacatacatttttcatgtttaaaaaataaataaacttaaaattttattgaataaaaacctTTTGATATTTGGGATTGAACATTCCTCTAGGACGTGAACTTAAAATTTCATTCCTCATATTTTGCAAATccaaaaattctttttttaaattatcattttcaattaaatttgatgATGATGTATGGACTCTAATTTTTTCTATGCTTGTTAAAACCTGAAATTGCATAAAATGTatagcaatttttttaattgattaaataaatatagaatacaaGTTATTTTACTTACCCCCAGATTTGATAAATTAGTTTTCAATTGATTAATTCGCttttcattttgtattaataataatgaaacttcttgtttattttttatatggttatttaattggtcataaaatatttttaagcgaTCGTTGGAAGTTTGTAATGCAATTTGATATTGTAGTaatctaaaacaaaacattcaatagtaggtatttatttagacaaatttacaatttatatgtaaatactttTCTGTACTATCACtggcaatttttataatatcattcatctttttaattttatcttcatATCGTAATCGCCTATTATTTGTTCGCTCCCCATAATCCTTATCTTTACTAGATCCATTAGCATAATTggtttttgatttgtttaactgacttacaattttaatatattttttgtttgttctaTTGTACtctttttcaactttttcccTTGCTTTCCATCTGACTTCTGCATATTTGGCAGTTTCACTGatgtaatttttctaaaataatttaaattttagcaatatatacaattttgttttataaaaattaatagtgaataataggataaatattatgacatatttaccttaattgatataatatcttctaattgtttaatattattttttaatccatcctcattaatagttattatgctcaattcttttctttttaaatttaccacTTTTGTCAAAGTTTTTAATTCTTCTCGCATTTTTGTAACATTGTCTAAACtgttgttactattattaaaattttgtgaAATATGTTGACTTGGATCaaattcagaatctaaaaataattttaaatcaattaaaattgagctaacaaatattaataacacttGACCTTTTGACAACCAATggcatttatataaatttttcaaaatgttgtcaTTGGGAGCATTCATGGGCGTGATCTATCAATACTAAGActatcatttttatcatttttaacctacattttctatatttataatgtttaacaagtgccaaacttaaaaatatttataaaataaattttaaaacaaacggTTTTTGAAAATTCCTACTAACACCGCATCAAGAGAACACAGTTTTTCATATACACtaaagaaatatttcaatttttaaattgttatgccGTGAAACAAATTTTGTGCTCACTTAGCATAATGTCATACAATCAACCAgaacaaatatgcaaatgcatataaatcaaattatgagtttttgttaaattgttaaatacctattcaaacAGTTATTTGGGTAAAgaggacatattatattttaattttttaattacagacTAAACCttacttaaaatcaaaaataattttttatttaaatataacatatttactaattataaaatgatgctttattttctaaattgaaTGCAATCAGATCAAAACAAGATAAATAAAGCTAGTGGTTGTATGTGTTTCACAAAAACTTGCATTGTTTGAtgattaatgtttgaaaattaaattataaattataatttaaagttaacaaaTTGCGTGATTACctgttgaattaaattttacagaGATATTATAGTAACACTTTTGGTCATAGACACAGGTAAACATAAAACAGTCCAAGTAAATTTAGAAGCCTACACTCACTAAATCTTAAACACTATCCACCCTTTTGGTTTTCATAGTATTATTGACCGgagattttattgtttttattcctCAAAATTTAGAAATAGCCTAAGGCCTCACAAATCGTAACGGTGACCCTGGttattcctatatatataatttattttactaatagtattacaatagatttatttaatttctgctgaaaacattgcatttattataagtatttaattattataatagtgtatattcaaatcatattaaattattgttattatctaaCTGTAGAACAGTGTGAATAGGTTCATGGTATAAAtgagtaataacttaaaattaatctaaatattttaaaaatatcattgagtatgggaaaatgtataatatgagtaaaaatttcaagtccccgcgtataatatatttaaattacaacaaaataactaaaaacactattctttgtttaaataatacctatctaatttctTCTAAGCTTTGATTGAAGttgaaatgtgtaaaaaaacaaaatttctattGAATCTGTTTGAAAACATGACACTATTTGGTTTCATCAGCGGATGACCacactgtatattatgattaatttgaaatttgtgaTCAACTTGACAACATGTGGGCATTCAATTAAATAGACCGGTAAATACAAATAGTTTTAATGATTATTCATATTGCTCAAAAACGTTGTctggatattatatatttcaaacaatacTTTAATTTATCCATGGGTATATCTTAAATAGCTAGACAATATGTTTTAATTGGAGTAATTCATTTTCATAAGcttttataaatactagtaaaaatatgtacaaatgttGATTAagcatagaataaaaaaaaacctatacaaTTGACTCCATACTATATTACAGTACAGAagaaaacttataaatattatgattaatattcttgaaatttagttttatatgtacctaatacataaagatagatattttaaaatttcaatacagagattatgaataattattaaattcaatgattatgatttatgagcaATACGTACAGTCAACGTTGTGATTGAGTTCATCTGGTGTATGAGTAATACTTATTCTGACGAGATAGTCGAATCGATAGTTGATGTATTTGTTGTATGTGTCAAATACACTAATTAACTTCTgatcaaattttatttcatttataatattttcaatgtttatacccatttttatttgttgatggTCAGACAAAAACAATTAACGATAAGTTACGATTATGTACTATACGTTTGGTCTAATACATAGTGAAATAACCGTGGTTTAAAACTTCTAAGAAACAAcggaagtaaaatataaatacataagtgAAAATAGTACTACAGTATCAAAACACTCAATAAAAagattactaataataattaataagtaattacttatCACATTAAAAGACAATAGAATCGAGTCGGTCGCGGTGTAATCACGTATCAGCATCGCTAATAATCATCGTCATCGCTTGGGCACGTTCGTTATCATTTTAGTTACAGGTATGCGCAACGTTTCGTAACGTTTGTTAAGTTTGTAAACTGATGACAATATTGTACGATTGCTTATCTTCGAATAAATTatcgaaaattatattatgataatattttaaataactatatttataataaatattaatcataatctTATAAATGTTACCCAAGTATCATGTGTATATCAAAGAGGATGTCGCACCCGCATAATAAGTTTTCTCCGCCACACGTTGCAGCGGTGGCGGTAAATTTCTTTTGTCTTGGCGGTGCCGGTAAAATTGTGTCCTGGCTCATTTTGCCGTAACCTCCACCGCCACTGAAACCGCTGTAGTGTGTGAGGACCATTACCCATATTGTACGGCAtatcaaattttcgttcgctagtttcaatagggtggtgccgtcagttttgatattagagtgaatagacctattatcaaactttaaagtAACAACATGTCAACATTAtcgaatcccggaaaaaaaaaaccaaggaaaaaaagaacaatttacaatttttgaaatttttaaaaatgttaagaaagtaCCAGTGGTGCAACTAGGGCTGAAATATTGGAGGGCTGTAGCCCCCAACTGatattacatgaaaagtaactCATGGGGAAGATGCCCTCATACCCCCATATTTGttgactaaaaaatataaaaaaatcggaaTGATTATGTTTTGGCaacttttcgatttttaaaaacttagttttaGGGTACTTTgtaagaaagtaaaaaaaaaagcccggacaaacttcgtttttaagttattgatgaaaaacttgaaaaactacATAACTTGTGTACCTATGCACCTAACgcgcatttttttaaaaaaaactacttagaATTGAATATCACTCTGacgaaaaatagaaaatattcacCGATTTGCTAATcgtatgtaaaaccaccttaggcaggcctcggaattaaacaaagttgttaaaaagcacataatctgCTAGCGTTACCACTCGCTCCGTGCGCTGCACTCgaacaaaaaaatcgaaaaaacatcAAGCACGAGTTCCTCCGGCCTCCGCACAGCATTAAAGTAGTGTTGTGCatatgcgtataaacgtaaaatagcaaactttggatggcttaaacttccaaaataatggtttccgcaaaaaaatcaaacaatttcgaaatcagcgttaaaaaccacacattttgaaaaaataaattaataatattcaattctaagtatttttttaaaaaatgcgcgtgacgaaaaaaatttagttattgaagttttttatcaatataacttcaaaacaaagtttgtcctggcttttttttattacattcttacaaagcacattttagaaaaaaaaatttcaaaaatcgataggttgctaaaccagaattatgtcaaaaaatcatacaaacaaaatcaattatttatttactcaaatatttaattatacgttattttttaatatttatattataatttttaaataatcatctcACGGTACAAAAATAAGCCTGGAAGTTGGATCTGATGAAACGAAGTTGGCTCAAGATGTTATATAGGTGgatataaacgaaaaaaaaacataggtacctactatatttatgaaaaaattcaaattagacTTGTAAAATTATGCGAAGATTATAAAAACGGTAAAAGGgatattgaaaatttcttaactaCTGTATCACACACGATATGataccattaatatttaattttgttaaataataataatttgatatcaataacttttttttttgtgataatcaattaatatatttttaaaaattgttctttttttccttggtcttttttaccga
This portion of the Acyrthosiphon pisum isolate AL4f chromosome A1, pea_aphid_22Mar2018_4r6ur, whole genome shotgun sequence genome encodes:
- the LOC100161607 gene encoding reticulocyte-binding protein 2 homolog a; protein product: MGINIENIINEIKFDQKLISVFDTYNKYINYRFDYLVRISITHTPDELNHNVDYSEFDPSQHISQNFNNSNNSLDNVTKMREELKTLTKVVNLKRKELSIITINEDGLKNNIKQLEDIISIKKNYISETAKYAEVRWKAREKVEKEYNRTNKKYIKIVSQLNKSKTNYANGSSKDKDYGERTNNRRLRYEDKIKKMNDIIKIASDSTEKLLQYQIALQTSNDRLKIFYDQLNNHIKNKQEVSLLLIQNEKRINQLKTNLSNLGVLTSIEKIRVHTSSSNLIENDNLKKEFLDLQNMRNEILSSRPRGMFNPKYQKENNLFKEDIRKYLENDEAIDSIDYLIELKNNMCNKDTNLVHFIQTNSNETKIFWKCLSTLNIDELKKLLVHYFIKAVDLKESGRENDEIISKLDATSDRLRHNYMSLNNNFQEFHLSIEKKFMELKKHYQAKLNMLFQLIQEENNAITMFKMRQKIVGLKKKITELEKLQTVKPKDTPVMPEPQISLNLLEASKSESETMSSTKVIYYKNKLKIQKNKSK